GTCGCATGCGCACGACGGCACGCTCGTCGCCGCGGTGCAGCAGGCGGCCCGCGTGTCGGGCTGGCAGGCGAGCGGCGGGCTGGTCGCGAATCTCGTCGGGCTGTTGTCGCAGACCTGCGAGGCGACTGCCGCGTGGCTCGGCAATACGCTGGTGGCGTGGAGCGGGGACGCGAGCGCGAGCGCTGCGCGTGTGGTTCCGGACGATGCTGCGCTCGACGCATTCGTTGCCGAAGTCGGGCGCTTCGATTCGCCGGTGCAGAACACGCGCCGCTTCGTCGCATCGCGCACGACGATCGAAGGCGTGACCGTCGAAGCCGGCGACGCGATTCTCGTCGTGCTTGCCGCCGCGAACCGCGACCCGGCCGTGCATCGCGATCCGCACCGGTTCATGCCTGGCCGCGCGGCCGGGCCGAATTTCGGCTTCGGCACGGGGCCGCATGGTTGCCCGGGCGAGCGGATCGCGCGGGCGGTGACGGCGGGGGCATTCGGGGCGTGGCTGCGTGCGGGCGGTGTGGCACCGCACGACGGGCTGGCGTGGGACTACCGCGCGTCGACCAACGTCAGGATGCCGAAGTTCGACGCGGCACGGTGAAGGGGAAAGAGGGACTTAACGGCAGCCTTGCTTCTCCGCCCACTGCTCCTGGGCGGCGACGCGGCGTTGCACGCGTTCGACGAGACCGGTCGAGAAGGTCCGCATGCTGATACCGCGGCGCTTCGCGAGGATCGTCTGCGCGACATCGGTGCGCGGGTTCGGCTGGCAGGCCCAGTACAGCGTCATCAGCCAGCCGATGCCGGTCCACCCGAACAGCGCGTTGAACATCGCGACCGTCAGCTTGTCGTGCCGGCCACGCCGGTCGGCAATGACCGCCGGCAGAAAATAGATCGCGATCGCGGCCACCGAACCGGCCACTTGAATCAGGACTGCGTTCTGCATGTTGCTGCTCCATCCGAACTGCAATGGGACTGATTGTCGCGCTTTTTTCGTTTGCGTGCAGGGCGTGGACAGGCAATTGATTGTTGCGTTTTTAATGACGATCAGCCGGCTTCGGCATCCGCCGGCTGCACTTCGTTGCTCAACGTGAAGCCCTCGTCGAGCCAGCCCGTCACGCCGCCGATCATCAGCTTGACCGGCCGGCCGAGACGCGCGAGCTGGATCGCCGCGCGCGCGGCGCCGTT
This window of the Burkholderia lata genome carries:
- a CDS encoding superinfection immunity protein, whose amino-acid sequence is MQNAVLIQVAGSVAAIAIYFLPAVIADRRGRHDKLTVAMFNALFGWTGIGWLMTLYWACQPNPRTDVAQTILAKRRGISMRTFSTGLVERVQRRVAAQEQWAEKQGCR
- a CDS encoding cytochrome P450, with the protein product MNPTDPIAAVTHRDPYPYYAALVDGPPLAFDATLGLWVASRAAAVTAVLGHPACRVRPLDAPVPPALRGTTAGALFGELVRMNDGALRHDVPKQALRTAFAPIDTVALRDRVTQLAARRLPTPGDAGALNAWCMTVPVCAVADLLGFDDTQLDDIAGLVVDFVAALSPLSDAVALARASDAARQLLDRMTARVAQSHAHDGTLVAAVQQAARVSGWQASGGLVANLVGLLSQTCEATAAWLGNTLVAWSGDASASAARVVPDDAALDAFVAEVGRFDSPVQNTRRFVASRTTIEGVTVEAGDAILVVLAAANRDPAVHRDPHRFMPGRAAGPNFGFGTGPHGCPGERIARAVTAGAFGAWLRAGGVAPHDGLAWDYRASTNVRMPKFDAAR